Proteins found in one Brachyspira murdochii DSM 12563 genomic segment:
- a CDS encoding cupin domain-containing protein — protein MSFFVLIILMKGIFMYQDFNKAELKDLGNGLKRKILAYSQNLMTVYMEFDEGALADVHAHNSHEQITYIIDGEFLFNVNGEEYLCKAGDSLHFAKNMTHGCKCIKNGRLLDTFTPEREDFFE, from the coding sequence GTGTCTTTTTTTGTATTGATTATTTTAATGAAAGGAATATTTATGTATCAGGATTTTAATAAAGCCGAATTAAAAGATTTAGGAAACGGACTTAAAAGAAAAATATTAGCCTATTCTCAAAATCTTATGACTGTTTATATGGAATTTGATGAAGGTGCTTTAGCTGATGTTCATGCTCATAATAGTCATGAACAAATTACTTATATTATAGACGGAGAGTTTTTATTTAATGTAAATGGCGAAGAGTATTTATGTAAGGCTGGAGATAGTCTTCACTTTGCCAAGAATATGACGCATGGGTGTAAATGTATTAAAAATGGCAGATTATTAGATACTTTTACTCCAGAAAGAGAAGATTTTTTTGAATAA
- the prmC gene encoding peptide chain release factor N(5)-glutamine methyltransferase has protein sequence MDISKALIYYSKQLEKINNDYKVSYIEVSAIIMHTLNISKTKLISEAIRELKEGEIKQIESFIERRLNYEPLAYITNKKEFYGFDFYVDSNVLIPRPETEEIIDLVLDYTKDKDNISICDVCSGSGNIAVTLKKLFIEQNKNIDITAIEISNGAAEITNKNAFNILGDEKFINIINADALKYIPEKKFDIIVSNAPYVPLKDKDSLQKDLDFEPFNALYSGDDGLDFYRAFLNIIDIYLKDNGAFFFEIGYNQAYSLIDICSNLNINNTEVKKDLNGKDRFLVCYDL, from the coding sequence ATGGATATAAGTAAGGCACTAATATATTATTCTAAACAACTAGAAAAAATTAATAATGATTATAAGGTTTCTTATATTGAGGTATCTGCTATAATAATGCATACTCTTAATATATCTAAAACTAAATTAATATCAGAAGCTATAAGAGAGTTAAAGGAGGGGGAGATAAAGCAAATAGAAAGTTTTATAGAAAGAAGATTAAACTACGAACCTTTAGCATATATAACAAATAAAAAAGAGTTTTACGGTTTTGATTTTTATGTTGATAGTAATGTGCTTATACCAAGACCAGAAACTGAAGAGATTATTGATTTAGTGCTTGATTATACAAAAGATAAAGATAATATTTCTATATGTGATGTATGTTCCGGAAGCGGAAATATTGCTGTTACATTAAAAAAACTATTTATAGAGCAAAATAAAAATATTGATATTACGGCTATTGAAATAAGTAATGGGGCAGCAGAAATTACAAATAAAAATGCTTTTAATATATTAGGCGATGAAAAATTTATAAATATAATAAATGCTGATGCCCTAAAATATATACCAGAAAAAAAATTTGATATAATAGTTTCAAATGCCCCATATGTTCCTTTAAAAGATAAAGATTCTCTTCAAAAAGATTTAGATTTTGAGCCTTTTAATGCCTTGTATTCAGGAGATGACGGACTTGATTTTTATAGGGCTTTTTTAAATATTATAGATATATATTTAAAAGATAATGGGGCATTCTTTTTTGAGATAGGTTATAATCAGGCGTATTCTTTGATTGATATATGCAGTAATTTAAATATAAATAATACTGAAGTAAAGAAAGATTTAAACGGTAAGGATAGATTTTTAGTATGCTATGATCTTTAA
- a CDS encoding HAD family hydrolase, with product MKLFVSDYDMTIYIQEKIDKTVFDAISKWREAGNIFAIATGRNKFSIFEHIDRHSLTFDYLIANNGALIFNDKRETIFKDTIDEDTAYEVIRFLHNTFGGTVEIANDDYIISVQSKDGNDILPFRVDKKININELYTIKNIIQINKMTSDIKATENVANTVNKEFSSSLIAYGNIRTVDIVKNTVNKANGVEFLYNFLKADKNISKILTAGDSNNDIEMIKKYDGYVQINARENVKAISSKYFNFISDIIYKELGL from the coding sequence ATGAAATTATTTGTTAGTGATTATGATATGACTATATATATACAAGAAAAAATAGATAAAACTGTTTTCGATGCCATATCTAAATGGAGAGAGGCTGGAAATATATTTGCAATTGCAACTGGAAGAAATAAATTTTCTATATTTGAGCATATTGACAGACATTCTCTTACATTTGATTACCTTATAGCAAACAACGGGGCTTTGATATTCAATGATAAAAGGGAAACTATATTCAAAGACACTATAGATGAAGATACGGCATATGAAGTTATAAGATTTCTGCATAATACTTTTGGAGGTACTGTAGAGATAGCTAATGATGATTATATTATATCTGTACAATCAAAAGACGGAAATGATATACTCCCTTTTAGAGTAGATAAAAAAATAAATATTAATGAATTATATACTATAAAAAATATTATACAGATAAATAAAATGACTTCTGATATTAAGGCTACAGAAAATGTTGCAAATACCGTCAATAAAGAATTTTCTTCTTCTCTTATTGCTTATGGTAATATAAGAACAGTTGATATAGTAAAAAATACAGTTAATAAAGCTAATGGGGTAGAGTTTTTATATAATTTTTTGAAAGCTGATAAAAATATAAGTAAAATTTTAACAGCTGGAGATTCTAATAATGATATAGAGATGATAAAAAAGTATGACGGCTATGTTCAGATTAATGCAAGAGAAAATGTAAAAGCTATAAGTTCTAAATATTTTAATTTTATTTCGGATATTATTTATAAAGAATTGGGATTATAA
- the galE gene encoding UDP-glucose 4-epimerase GalE: MAVLVCGGAGYIGSHVVCELLKQNIETVIIDSLEYGHKEAIKECKNFYQGNIGDSDLLDKIFKSHDIDSVMHLCAYIEVGESVQNPAKYYQNNVSNSINLLNAMLKAKVKNFIFSSTAAVYGEPEKIPLEEDSRKEPTNPYGDSKLALEKILSWYTKAYDFNYVALRYFNASGAHPDGHIGEDHKPESHLIPLILQVPLGKREAIKIFGDDYPTRDGTCLRDYIHVCDLALAHIAAMNYLKNGGKSVSCNLGNGNGFSVKEVIEVARKVTGHPIPAEVCPRRAGDSSELIASSERAKEVLGWTPTIASLETIVETAWNWHKNHPNGYNDR, encoded by the coding sequence ATGGCTGTTTTAGTATGCGGAGGAGCTGGTTATATTGGCTCGCATGTTGTTTGTGAACTTTTAAAACAAAATATAGAAACTGTTATAATAGATTCATTAGAATACGGACATAAAGAAGCTATAAAAGAATGTAAGAATTTTTATCAGGGAAATATAGGCGACAGTGATTTGCTTGATAAAATTTTTAAAAGCCATGATATAGATTCTGTTATGCATTTATGTGCTTATATAGAAGTAGGAGAAAGTGTACAAAATCCTGCTAAATACTACCAGAATAATGTATCTAATTCTATAAATCTTCTCAATGCTATGCTTAAAGCTAAAGTAAAAAACTTTATATTCTCTTCTACAGCAGCAGTTTACGGAGAGCCGGAAAAAATACCTTTAGAAGAGGACTCTCGAAAAGAACCTACCAATCCATATGGAGATAGTAAATTGGCATTAGAAAAAATACTTTCTTGGTATACAAAAGCATATGATTTTAACTATGTTGCTTTAAGATATTTTAATGCCTCAGGGGCTCATCCAGACGGACATATTGGAGAGGATCATAAACCTGAATCACACTTAATACCATTAATACTTCAAGTTCCTTTGGGAAAAAGGGAAGCAATAAAAATATTCGGTGATGATTACCCTACAAGAGATGGTACTTGTTTGAGAGATTATATACATGTATGCGATTTGGCTTTAGCACATATTGCCGCTATGAATTATCTAAAAAACGGCGGTAAAAGTGTTTCATGCAATTTAGGAAACGGAAACGGATTTAGCGTAAAAGAAGTTATTGAAGTAGCTAGAAAAGTAACAGGACACCCTATACCTGCAGAAGTTTGCCCTAGAAGAGCAGGAGATTCATCAGAACTTATAGCAAGCAGTGAGAGGGCAAAAGAAGTTTTGGGCTGGACTCCTACTATAGCCTCATTAGAAACTATAGTAGAGACTGCTTGGAATTGGCATAAAAATCACCCTAATGGATATAATGACAGATAA
- a CDS encoding GerMN domain-containing protein, with translation MPRYEQLKAKSKGISYTRQIRNESKEINLKKPLIISVLFIIIAAIIFTAFKKYSPMVDIAIKDFFSINHREALALESDGMSEDTDKMSFLNNIPLFNFFIKANTNETLSVMTYETNSKIEAALDTLTNDYNFTNSNIITRESLLPFFNNSGVSNSIFYDSGYVDYGNNHDSVLFREDNHNNTEEYTNNENNIIVSNNNNNTSDTDKNHNYLEQMILESRNNNNPSSKRNNMMSNNNSAAVNNSSYADNYHTENKKTETNTNTPKSIFDDILKPKENVKRETTTMKPASSTTFSSRPPQSYNNTNQYKSSDVYLKNNNIEANKNIEQNNDTVNNHRTSLNNTLKREENNSYDMNAQDRKDIIRSSIYTMTNSLDKPNIDYNRVINDMVNPNNNNIIKREENIKKDNVIKDENIIKEAISKENNSQNSIKEEIIRKAKNDINNYNIKKANNTVERASLERDLKQNSDEGIYLVEYSERTGAITLIFRSRKFSNRSSIKDAINELLIGATDEENNRNIISCIPKGTELLDIFIEGNTVYLNFNENFEFNPLGSEGTMVQIYQFVYTATQFEGIDNVIFLINGELNETIGSEGAIENMPFKRFQ, from the coding sequence GTGCCAAGATACGAGCAGCTTAAAGCCAAATCTAAAGGTATATCATATACAAGACAAATACGTAATGAAAGTAAGGAGATAAATCTAAAAAAGCCTTTGATTATATCAGTTCTTTTTATTATTATTGCAGCTATCATTTTTACTGCTTTTAAAAAATATTCTCCTATGGTGGATATAGCAATAAAAGATTTTTTCTCTATTAATCATAGAGAAGCTTTAGCTTTGGAAAGTGACGGCATGTCAGAAGATACCGATAAAATGAGCTTTTTAAATAATATACCTTTATTTAATTTCTTCATTAAAGCAAATACTAATGAAACTTTATCTGTAATGACTTATGAAACTAATTCTAAAATAGAGGCTGCTTTAGATACATTAACAAATGACTATAATTTTACAAATTCAAATATAATAACTAGAGAATCTCTTCTTCCTTTTTTTAATAACAGCGGAGTAAGTAACTCTATTTTTTATGACAGCGGATATGTAGACTATGGAAATAATCATGATTCTGTATTATTTAGAGAAGATAATCATAATAATACAGAAGAGTATACAAATAATGAAAATAATATAATTGTTTCAAACAATAATAATAATACTTCAGATACTGATAAAAACCATAATTATTTAGAGCAAATGATTTTAGAAAGCAGAAATAATAATAATCCGTCTTCAAAAAGAAATAATATGATGAGTAATAATAATTCTGCTGCTGTAAATAATTCTTCTTATGCAGACAATTATCATACAGAAAATAAAAAAACTGAAACAAATACTAATACACCTAAAAGTATATTTGATGATATTCTAAAACCTAAAGAAAATGTGAAAAGAGAAACTACTACTATGAAGCCTGCATCTTCTACTACTTTTTCAAGCAGACCGCCTCAAAGCTATAATAATACTAATCAATATAAAAGTTCTGATGTATATTTGAAAAATAATAATATCGAAGCAAATAAAAATATAGAACAAAATAATGATACTGTTAATAATCATAGAACATCATTAAACAATACTTTAAAAAGAGAAGAAAATAATTCTTATGATATGAACGCACAAGATAGAAAAGATATTATTCGTTCTTCAATATATACAATGACTAATTCTTTAGATAAACCTAATATTGATTATAACAGAGTGATAAATGATATGGTTAATCCAAATAATAATAATATTATCAAAAGAGAAGAGAATATAAAAAAAGATAATGTTATTAAAGATGAAAATATTATAAAAGAAGCTATTAGTAAAGAAAACAATAGCCAAAATAGCATTAAAGAAGAGATAATAAGAAAAGCTAAAAATGACATTAATAATTATAATATTAAAAAGGCAAATAATACTGTAGAGAGGGCTTCTTTAGAGAGAGATTTAAAACAGAACAGTGATGAAGGTATATATTTAGTAGAGTATAGTGAAAGAACTGGAGCTATAACATTAATATTCAGAAGCAGAAAATTCAGCAATAGGTCATCTATAAAAGATGCAATAAACGAACTTCTTATTGGTGCTACAGATGAAGAAAATAACAGAAATATTATAAGCTGTATACCTAAAGGTACAGAACTACTTGATATATTTATAGAAGGTAATACTGTATATTTAAACTTTAATGAAAACTTTGAGTTTAATCCTTTGGGAAGCGAAGGAACTATGGTACAGATTTATCAATTTGTATATACTGCTACTCAGTTTGAAGGTATAGATAATGTTATATTTCTTATAAACGGAGAACTTAATGAAACTATAGGTTCTGAGGGTGCTATAGAGAATATGCCTTTTAAAAGATTTCAATAA
- a CDS encoding N-acetylneuraminate synthase family protein: MIKLKDLINKKGYFVIAEAGCNHEGDLKSALKLVQEAAKSGADAVKFQSFTQKTLFAPKEYTKALKLNDNALDGVDNIVLKKEWYEPLIKEAKKNKIMFITTPFSVESINDINYYDIPVIKIASCDIDNIPLLEAAAKTKKPVILSTGLALNKDIKEALKILKNNETALLHCSVEYPTPMENARLNRISVMNKIFKNSIIGYSDHTIGIEAPIIAVTLGAKIIEKHFTITPEKKEGDHIISLDTDNMNTLIKSIDNTLTMLGGNSALKKEHVLSKQEKKELVYAKRGVYLNHAMLKGEIITEKDIITLRPCVGISAKDYKKVIGKTLKVDKKSFTALNFKDLKK; this comes from the coding sequence ATGATTAAATTAAAAGACTTGATAAATAAAAAAGGCTATTTTGTAATAGCTGAAGCAGGATGCAATCATGAAGGAGATTTGAAATCGGCATTAAAATTAGTTCAGGAAGCCGCCAAATCTGGAGCTGATGCTGTAAAGTTTCAGAGTTTCACTCAAAAAACATTATTTGCCCCTAAAGAATATACCAAAGCATTAAAACTTAATGATAATGCCCTTGATGGTGTTGATAATATAGTATTAAAAAAAGAATGGTACGAACCTCTTATAAAAGAAGCTAAGAAAAATAAAATAATGTTTATAACCACTCCTTTTTCTGTGGAATCTATTAATGATATAAATTATTATGATATACCTGTAATAAAAATAGCCTCATGCGATATAGATAATATTCCTCTTCTTGAAGCAGCAGCTAAAACAAAAAAGCCAGTAATACTTTCTACAGGACTTGCTCTTAATAAAGACATAAAAGAAGCTCTAAAAATATTAAAAAATAATGAAACAGCATTGCTTCACTGTTCTGTAGAATACCCAACTCCTATGGAAAATGCACGATTAAACAGAATATCAGTAATGAATAAAATATTTAAAAACTCTATAATAGGATACTCGGACCATACAATAGGAATAGAAGCCCCTATTATTGCAGTAACTCTCGGAGCTAAAATAATAGAAAAACATTTTACTATAACACCAGAAAAAAAAGAAGGAGATCATATTATAAGTTTAGATACTGATAATATGAATACACTTATAAAATCTATAGACAATACTTTAACTATGCTTGGAGGAAACTCTGCACTTAAAAAAGAACATGTACTAAGCAAGCAGGAAAAAAAAGAACTAGTATATGCTAAAAGAGGTGTTTATTTAAATCATGCTATGCTTAAAGGTGAAATAATAACTGAAAAAGATATTATCACTTTAAGACCTTGTGTTGGAATATCAGCAAAGGACTATAAAAAAGTAATAGGTAAAACTCTAAAGGTAGATAAAAAATCATTTACAGCTTTGAACTTTAAAGATTTAAAAAAATAA
- a CDS encoding ABC transporter permease has translation MINIKTKLLFRKIHKQLAIFMSAVFIVTLAVLFFVAVKTVYRDFKLAAENYFEENALDDLVLFGMFDDNDIDILKDMKGIDKAEARHRFQGKINNIDAIIYGTDSSKNRINKPYIYEGKYELETNEIAINKNFADANSLKLGDTVELTFNDKTNSFTIAALVSYPNYVFLFKDGASTASEAKDFAVIEISEDHFNYVPYNSIYIKYKENADKINTENLIRTKLKQKIFFFTDREQSVNYVNYEQTLLQIDSFSYICPSILLLMAILLLYIIQRRNVAVERKQIGIMKAIGLTDFSIMFMYIKYSFLVSFFGILLAFIASKFLLPPIFNALGNIFDMPNFTYNIYIDLWIISALIILFVCIFSNLLAAVSILKLNPAQSMRGEPPKGAGKTFIERFKIWNKLSFNTRYAIKNASRSKTRYLASLWGMFAAISMTIFAQGFNNSFDYFLYTLYEKFALYDITATISPTKWEDNSDILTNKSIKYFDKAAIYQSRLYPAFREDAESLYIPTLIYKDSFSSLDIPNNENKEDSVMIPKYLADKLKVKENDYIGIELYTLGNSISRRVKVSKFVEQQGMFYIYMDKDFAEETFEVQDVYNTLFLTTETNTSKEEIKDILDNSKEVSYYSFRNDEYEAYKNQIATIYLLVQILIFIAFLLGATSLYGVGVITLATRRYEFTLLKVMGYTTKEIMIASLKETITQVIVAIPLGIAAGYGILYLVKKPFSSKLFSFVPHVYSSSYLLAIILLIAVIFLVALMSTHYINKLDMVEGLKDREE, from the coding sequence ATGATTAATATAAAAACAAAACTACTATTTAGAAAAATACATAAACAGCTTGCAATATTTATGTCAGCAGTATTTATAGTAACATTAGCTGTACTTTTCTTTGTTGCTGTAAAAACTGTATACAGAGACTTCAAATTGGCTGCTGAAAATTATTTTGAGGAAAATGCATTAGATGATTTAGTATTATTCGGAATGTTTGACGATAATGATATAGACATCTTAAAAGATATGAAAGGTATTGATAAGGCAGAAGCAAGACATAGATTTCAGGGCAAAATAAATAATATTGATGCTATTATCTACGGAACTGACAGTTCAAAAAATAGAATAAATAAGCCTTATATCTATGAAGGAAAATATGAATTAGAAACTAATGAAATAGCTATTAATAAAAATTTTGCTGATGCTAATTCTCTTAAACTAGGAGATACTGTAGAATTAACCTTTAATGATAAAACAAACTCTTTTACCATTGCTGCCTTAGTTTCTTATCCTAATTATGTATTTCTTTTTAAAGACGGGGCAAGTACAGCCTCTGAAGCTAAAGATTTCGCAGTTATAGAAATAAGCGAAGATCATTTTAATTATGTGCCTTACAATTCAATTTATATAAAATACAAAGAAAATGCTGATAAAATTAATACTGAAAACTTAATAAGAACTAAATTAAAACAAAAAATATTCTTCTTTACAGACAGAGAACAGTCAGTAAATTATGTAAACTATGAACAGACACTTCTTCAAATAGATTCTTTTTCATATATCTGTCCTTCTATACTTCTTTTGATGGCTATACTGCTTTTATATATTATACAAAGAAGAAATGTTGCTGTTGAAAGAAAGCAGATAGGTATTATGAAAGCTATAGGGCTTACCGATTTTTCTATTATGTTTATGTATATCAAATATTCTTTTTTGGTATCATTCTTCGGTATACTTTTAGCATTTATAGCAAGCAAATTCCTCCTTCCTCCTATATTCAATGCACTTGGAAATATATTTGATATGCCTAATTTTACATACAATATTTATATAGATTTATGGATAATATCTGCTTTAATTATATTGTTTGTATGTATATTCTCTAATCTTTTAGCTGCTGTTTCAATATTAAAACTCAACCCTGCTCAGTCAATGAGAGGGGAGCCTCCTAAAGGTGCCGGAAAAACTTTTATAGAAAGATTCAAAATATGGAATAAACTTTCTTTCAATACAAGATATGCTATAAAAAATGCCTCAAGAAGCAAAACTAGATATTTGGCCTCTCTTTGGGGAATGTTTGCTGCAATTAGTATGACTATATTTGCTCAAGGATTTAATAACTCTTTTGACTACTTTTTATATACTTTATACGAAAAGTTTGCATTATACGATATTACTGCCACTATAAGCCCTACAAAATGGGAAGATAATTCTGATATTCTTACAAATAAAAGCATAAAATATTTTGATAAGGCTGCTATTTATCAGTCAAGACTTTATCCCGCTTTCAGAGAAGATGCAGAAAGTTTATACATACCTACTTTGATATATAAAGACAGTTTTTCTTCTCTTGATATACCAAATAATGAAAATAAAGAAGATTCTGTAATGATTCCCAAATATTTAGCAGACAAATTAAAAGTAAAAGAAAATGACTATATAGGAATAGAACTGTATACACTTGGAAACAGTATTTCAAGAAGAGTAAAGGTTAGTAAATTTGTAGAACAGCAGGGTATGTTCTATATTTATATGGATAAAGATTTTGCTGAAGAAACATTTGAAGTTCAAGATGTTTATAACACTTTATTCTTAACTACTGAAACCAATACTTCCAAAGAAGAAATAAAAGATATATTAGATAATAGTAAAGAAGTTTCGTATTATAGTTTTAGAAATGATGAATATGAAGCCTATAAAAATCAAATAGCAACAATATATTTACTTGTACAGATACTTATATTTATAGCATTCTTACTTGGTGCAACTTCACTTTATGGTGTGGGTGTTATTACTCTTGCTACAAGAAGATATGAGTTTACGCTTCTTAAAGTTATGGGATATACGACAAAAGAAATTATGATAGCTTCATTAAAAGAAACTATCACGCAAGTAATAGTTGCCATACCTTTGGGAATAGCTGCAGGATACGGAATACTTTATCTTGTAAAAAAACCATTCTCAAGCAAGTTATTCTCTTTTGTGCCTCATGTATACAGTTCAAGCTACTTACTTGCTATAATACTGCTTATAGCTGTAATATTTTTGGTAGCACTTATGAGTACGCATTATATTAATAAACTAGATATGGTAGAAGGCTTAAAGGATAGAGAAGAATAA
- a CDS encoding ABC transporter ATP-binding protein — protein sequence MSYLYEIKEISKVYGHGGGATQALKSVNLTIEEGKLTAILGPSGSGKSTLLNILGALDKPTSGQVLFLGEDISHYSNKKLAKFRRENIGFVFQSYNLLPNLTAIENVEFSTEITGLSRSNAEEALKLLGLENRIKHYPTELSGGEQQRVSIARAIAKKPKVVLCDEPTGALDNKTGVMALKILRDLNRNLGTSIVLITHSKEIAKMADTVVKILSGEVLDKYDVEKPLNPEEIEW from the coding sequence ATGAGTTATCTTTATGAAATAAAAGAAATTAGTAAGGTATACGGACATGGAGGCGGAGCTACTCAGGCTTTAAAATCTGTTAATCTTACAATAGAAGAGGGAAAACTTACTGCCATACTAGGACCTAGCGGTTCCGGAAAAAGTACTTTGCTTAATATATTAGGTGCTTTGGATAAGCCGACAAGCGGACAGGTATTATTTTTGGGCGAAGACATTTCTCATTACAGTAATAAAAAATTAGCTAAATTCAGAAGAGAAAATATAGGTTTTGTATTTCAAAGCTACAATTTGCTTCCGAATTTAACTGCTATAGAAAATGTAGAGTTTTCAACCGAGATAACTGGGCTTTCAAGAAGCAATGCCGAGGAGGCTTTAAAATTACTTGGTCTTGAAAACAGAATTAAACATTATCCTACAGAATTATCAGGAGGCGAGCAGCAGCGTGTGAGTATAGCACGTGCTATAGCTAAAAAACCTAAAGTAGTATTATGCGATGAGCCTACCGGGGCATTAGATAACAAGACTGGAGTTATGGCTTTAAAAATATTAAGAGATTTAAACAGAAATCTTGGAACAAGCATAGTATTAATTACCCATAGTAAAGAGATAGCTAAGATGGCTGATACTGTAGTAAAGATTCTTAGCGGAGAAGTATTAGATAAATATGATGTAGAAAAACCTCTAAATCCGGAAGAGATAGAGTGGTAA
- the coaBC gene encoding bifunctional phosphopantothenoylcysteine decarboxylase/phosphopantothenate--cysteine ligase CoaBC, which yields MRILLAITSSISAYKTPMLVSMLKKEGHDIICAVTKNAQNMVGLKSLETMSGNKVITDLWQEDDVLRHININKETDIFLIAPADANIIAKIANGICDDAVSTIACAYTKDKYFAPAMNPHMWINKAVQKNTKYLIEELNYNIIEPESGNMACHDTGVGRLADFETIIKKITKENNKYKNIKFTITSGATKEWIDPIRYITNTSSGKMGSSIYEEIYNNGGNSVYIEGEVNTSLNVKGNDKKIKIDTTEQLKEAVLNELDNTDILIMAAAPLDFRPAVYSDKKIKKQNINSIDLIENSDILASTKEKKKKGTLIVSFAAETAENDEELKNYAVDKMNRKGADMIVANKIKDSIGKDTNKITIFFKDGLFKSYPILSKRECAEEIVNIAVYEWKKKNGYN from the coding sequence ATGAGAATTTTGCTTGCCATAACAAGTTCAATATCTGCATACAAAACCCCAATGTTAGTAAGTATGCTTAAAAAAGAAGGTCATGATATTATTTGTGCCGTTACTAAAAATGCTCAGAACATGGTGGGGTTAAAATCACTTGAAACTATGAGCGGGAATAAAGTAATAACCGATCTATGGCAGGAAGATGATGTTCTAAGACATATAAATATAAATAAAGAAACAGATATATTTCTTATAGCACCAGCTGATGCAAATATAATAGCAAAAATAGCTAATGGAATATGCGATGATGCTGTAAGTACTATAGCATGTGCATATACAAAAGATAAATATTTCGCCCCGGCTATGAATCCCCATATGTGGATTAATAAAGCTGTTCAAAAAAACACTAAATATTTAATAGAAGAACTTAATTATAATATAATAGAGCCTGAAAGCGGAAATATGGCATGCCATGATACTGGTGTGGGAAGATTAGCCGATTTTGAAACTATAATAAAAAAAATTACAAAAGAAAATAATAAATATAAAAATATAAAGTTTACTATAACATCAGGTGCTACCAAAGAGTGGATAGACCCTATAAGATATATAACCAATACTTCAAGCGGCAAAATGGGTTCTTCTATATATGAAGAAATATACAATAATGGAGGAAACTCTGTATATATAGAGGGCGAAGTAAATACATCTTTAAATGTAAAGGGCAATGATAAAAAAATCAAAATTGACACAACAGAACAGCTGAAAGAAGCTGTACTTAATGAACTTGATAATACTGATATACTTATAATGGCGGCTGCCCCTTTGGATTTCAGACCTGCTGTTTATTCTGATAAAAAGATAAAAAAACAAAATATAAACTCTATAGATTTAATAGAAAATTCTGATATACTAGCATCAACTAAAGAAAAAAAGAAAAAAGGTACGTTAATAGTATCTTTTGCTGCTGAAACTGCGGAAAATGATGAGGAGCTTAAAAATTATGCTGTTGATAAGATGAATAGAAAAGGTGCTGATATGATAGTGGCAAATAAAATAAAAGACTCTATAGGTAAAGATACAAATAAAATAACTATCTTTTTTAAAGACGGTTTATTTAAATCATATCCTATATTGAGTAAAAGAGAATGTGCTGAAGAAATAGTAAATATAGCCGTTTATGAATGGAAAAAAAAGAATGGTTATAATTAG
- a CDS encoding PhoH family protein, translating into MKTISQGEYLYKMQRSDIVFASGAAGTGKTFLSVAYAINLLSEGKVERIIITRPVVEAGESLGYLPGDFKEKISPYMRPVYDALYSLLSSDIILRYTEEGKIEVAPLAYMRGRTLSKAFIILDEAQNTTVSQMKMFLSRIGEKSKAVITGDVSQSDLPSNVESGLENALKILKGIKGISFHHFDKKDVIRHHLVSEILAAYDNAGK; encoded by the coding sequence ATGAAAACAATTTCTCAGGGAGAATATTTATATAAAATGCAAAGAAGCGATATTGTATTTGCTTCCGGAGCTGCTGGTACGGGTAAGACATTTTTATCGGTTGCTTATGCTATAAATTTACTTTCTGAGGGAAAAGTAGAGCGTATAATTATAACTAGACCTGTAGTTGAGGCAGGCGAGAGTTTGGGATATTTGCCCGGAGATTTTAAAGAGAAGATATCTCCATATATGCGTCCTGTTTACGATGCTTTGTATAGTCTTTTATCAAGCGATATTATATTAAGATATACTGAAGAAGGAAAAATCGAAGTAGCTCCTTTGGCATATATGAGAGGAAGAACTTTGAGCAAGGCTTTTATAATACTCGATGAAGCACAAAACACCACAGTTTCTCAGATGAAAATGTTTTTAAGCAGAATAGGAGAAAAATCAAAAGCTGTTATAACTGGAGATGTGTCTCAAAGCGATTTACCAAGCAATGTAGAATCTGGTCTTGAGAATGCTTTGAAAATTTTAAAAGGAATAAAGGGAATAAGTTTTCACCATTTTGATAAAAAAGATGTGATAAGACATCATTTAGTTTCTGAGATTTTGGCTGCATATGATAATGCAGGCAAATAA